A stretch of Candidatus Sphingomonas phytovorans DNA encodes these proteins:
- a CDS encoding nuclear transport factor 2 family protein: MPSVEPVAKRPVGGIDGFSRWFIETVVGSNDGGELDRILAPEIAAWLTRDRIQRLHTLFPGFGMVVNEVLAQEEKALVRYTVACHDQSGLVGPAGDRLLLRQAVILELDGGLVARIDPLIDDFALWKLPSPGNRTT, encoded by the coding sequence GTGCCCTCCGTCGAGCCCGTTGCAAAGCGGCCGGTGGGCGGGATCGATGGTTTTTCCCGCTGGTTCATCGAGACCGTGGTCGGATCGAACGACGGCGGTGAGCTCGACCGTATTCTCGCTCCCGAGATCGCCGCCTGGCTCACCCGCGACCGGATCCAGCGGCTGCACACGCTGTTTCCGGGGTTCGGAATGGTCGTGAACGAGGTGCTCGCGCAGGAGGAGAAAGCGCTCGTCCGCTATACCGTCGCCTGTCATGACCAGTCGGGTCTTGTCGGTCCCGCCGGCGATCGCCTGCTCCTTCGCCAGGCAGTCATCCTCGAACTGGACGGCGGTCTTGTCGCCCGCATCGATCCGCTCATCGATGATTTCGCCCTCTGGAAACTCCCTTCGCCTGGAAACCGGACGACATGA
- a CDS encoding MFS transporter, with protein MNRSATLVDGKADVDLETFIDERHFGRPHVLLIGLCALAAAIDGFDAQLITYLAPSIARDLHLSRAMLGPVFSLGIVGMAFGSLAGGMLADRFGRRPIILLSLLWFGVFSILTAFSATAGTLIALRFISGLGYGALMPNAAALVAEFAPRRYRATAVMVMYCGVAVGGALGGPVTALVLEHHGWHFLFVMGGVLGLLIALLLGALLPESIRFLLAAGGSRERLQKSMRFIDPAYSLAPDARLVSASATGAGRVAVRQLFLDGRLPVTLLLWSIFLCAALDLYFIVTWLPTILQDHGVEPRESLLVTSMFQLGGLLFPLVLARMIDGKRAIATVGCIFGLGAVTTCLIGSAGTSVASLGLLVFLTGAFVQGGMTGLTAISAGLYPTLIRSSGVGWALGLSRVGGIIGPMLGAAAVAAGLSFQAIFAVFAIPAIIAALAAAGLVRVTRRQPDPR; from the coding sequence ATGAACCGCTCGGCCACACTTGTTGACGGGAAGGCGGATGTCGATCTCGAGACGTTCATCGATGAACGTCACTTTGGTCGCCCGCACGTGCTGCTCATCGGATTGTGCGCTCTGGCGGCCGCCATCGACGGATTCGACGCGCAACTGATTACCTACCTCGCGCCGTCGATCGCGCGCGACCTCCATCTTTCGCGGGCGATGCTGGGGCCGGTATTCTCGCTTGGCATCGTCGGCATGGCGTTCGGTTCCCTCGCCGGGGGGATGCTCGCCGATCGTTTCGGGCGCAGGCCGATCATTCTGCTGTCGCTTCTCTGGTTTGGCGTCTTCTCGATCCTCACCGCATTCAGCGCCACCGCCGGCACATTGATCGCGCTGCGGTTCATCTCGGGCCTTGGCTATGGCGCGCTCATGCCGAATGCGGCGGCGCTCGTGGCCGAATTCGCGCCCAGACGCTATCGGGCGACCGCCGTCATGGTGATGTATTGCGGGGTGGCGGTCGGCGGAGCACTGGGCGGGCCGGTGACCGCCCTAGTGCTTGAACATCATGGCTGGCACTTCCTCTTCGTCATGGGTGGTGTGCTCGGTCTGCTGATCGCGCTTCTTCTCGGCGCGCTTCTCCCGGAATCCATTCGCTTCCTTCTCGCGGCCGGGGGCTCACGCGAGCGGCTGCAGAAGTCCATGCGCTTCATCGACCCGGCCTATTCGCTGGCTCCCGACGCTCGTCTGGTTTCCGCTTCGGCAACAGGCGCAGGCAGGGTGGCCGTGCGCCAGTTGTTCCTGGATGGACGATTGCCGGTAACGCTTCTCCTCTGGTCGATCTTCCTGTGCGCGGCGCTCGATCTCTATTTCATCGTTACCTGGCTTCCGACCATTCTCCAGGATCATGGCGTGGAGCCGAGAGAGTCGCTTCTCGTCACGTCCATGTTCCAGCTCGGCGGATTGCTCTTTCCGTTGGTGCTGGCCCGCATGATCGACGGGAAGCGCGCGATCGCGACGGTCGGCTGTATCTTTGGCCTTGGCGCGGTGACGACCTGTCTGATCGGCTCCGCTGGCACCTCGGTAGCGTCGCTCGGGCTGCTGGTGTTCCTGACCGGCGCCTTCGTCCAGGGAGGCATGACCGGACTTACCGCAATTTCCGCCGGCCTCTATCCCACCCTCATTCGATCGAGCGGGGTAGGGTGGGCGCTCGGACTAAGCCGGGTGGGCGGGATCATCGGGCCGATGCTGGGGGCCGCCGCCGTTGCCGCGGGGCTGTCGTTCCAGGCGATTTTCGCAGTTTTCGCGATCCCCGCAATCATCGCCGCCCTGGCAGCGGCGGGCCTTGTCCGCGTGACTCGCCGGCAGCCGGATCCGCGCTAG
- a CDS encoding TonB-dependent receptor: MTTAITPRSATLRATMRLHLAGCALGAFLLPGVALAQQGTDVSAGQESSTGSASVNEDIIVTAQRTGAQSLQKTPIAISAFTAQQLEDRQATNIKDMMQYTPNLQVSQAAANALIFIRGIGTTNTYAGSDPDVTTQVDGVYIARPSAQLGDFFDVERVEILRGPQGTLYGRNAAGGTINVISRKPGDDFAARLAVTAGDYGLVQTQGYVSGPLIPGKLQVSLSGNYLRHNGYIENIAPGGHDIDSANRGAVRGQIRLSLGSVEAITRGDWYRTYEYIESYDQLLARVSVPAPLANSTVGTYRKVALDLPQLLDARGGGVSQEINIGLAPSLSLKSITAYRESHYIVSNDSDATELNLTQNRQTEDQHQFSQEVALQYNGGGLAAVAGAYYFRERIVGSTTAVLIGPGLIRGSIPDVVAESKAVFAQGSYNVTDALRVTLGARYTWEEKSIDPYAYTKLLATGGLVGLPFTTSADRKYHAFTPKFGIDYRVTPDFLIYGSITRGFKSGGFNYSSRSLAALDFAPETIWSYEAGIKSDWLDRRLRVNLTGFVYDYKGLQVQALLSPGNAFIGNADSAKVKGVELEVTAKPVPNLTLTSNASYLDARYGSFTNAAVVAGAVSYVIGDPRYNAATTSFNATGNRLNAAPRFSTLQAIQYDIPTSIGTIAARGEFSWQGKVYYDVTNVNVLSQPEYGLLNLALGWKSQSGAWRGQLLVRNVTDKQYLNSAAAPGAYPTGHAGPPRTVSVTISRSW; encoded by the coding sequence ATGACGACAGCAATCACGCCTCGGTCCGCCACGTTGCGCGCAACCATGCGCCTTCACCTTGCCGGTTGCGCCCTTGGCGCATTCCTGCTGCCGGGCGTCGCCCTGGCGCAGCAAGGTACGGATGTGTCGGCCGGACAGGAATCGAGCACAGGTTCCGCCTCGGTGAACGAGGACATCATCGTGACCGCGCAACGAACCGGGGCGCAGTCCCTCCAGAAAACGCCGATCGCGATTTCCGCGTTCACCGCTCAGCAGCTCGAGGATCGTCAGGCGACCAACATCAAGGACATGATGCAATATACGCCGAACCTGCAGGTTTCGCAGGCTGCGGCGAACGCGCTGATCTTCATCCGCGGCATCGGGACGACCAACACCTATGCAGGGTCCGATCCCGACGTCACCACCCAGGTCGATGGCGTCTATATCGCGCGGCCATCGGCGCAGCTTGGTGATTTCTTCGACGTAGAGCGGGTCGAAATCCTGCGCGGCCCGCAAGGCACGCTGTACGGACGCAATGCGGCCGGCGGGACAATCAACGTCATCTCCCGCAAGCCGGGCGACGATTTCGCCGCGCGCCTTGCCGTCACCGCGGGCGACTATGGCCTCGTCCAGACCCAGGGATATGTGAGCGGCCCGCTCATCCCGGGAAAGCTCCAGGTCAGCTTGTCGGGCAACTACCTCCGGCACAACGGCTATATCGAGAATATCGCACCCGGAGGGCATGACATCGACAGCGCCAACAGGGGCGCCGTGCGCGGCCAGATCCGCCTTTCGCTCGGATCGGTCGAGGCGATCACGCGCGGCGACTGGTACCGGACCTACGAATATATCGAGAGCTACGACCAGTTGCTCGCGCGCGTGTCGGTCCCGGCCCCGCTCGCCAACTCGACGGTCGGCACCTACCGTAAGGTGGCGCTCGACCTTCCCCAACTGCTCGACGCGCGGGGCGGCGGCGTCTCGCAGGAGATCAATATCGGTCTCGCGCCGTCGCTGTCGCTCAAGTCGATCACGGCCTATCGCGAAAGCCACTATATCGTCAGCAACGATTCCGACGCGACCGAGCTGAATCTGACGCAGAACCGCCAGACGGAAGACCAGCACCAATTCTCCCAGGAGGTTGCCCTCCAGTATAATGGCGGCGGCCTGGCCGCGGTCGCGGGCGCCTATTATTTCCGGGAAAGGATCGTCGGATCGACCACCGCGGTCCTGATCGGCCCGGGGCTCATCCGCGGTTCGATACCTGACGTGGTCGCTGAATCGAAGGCGGTGTTTGCGCAGGGCAGCTATAATGTCACCGATGCGCTGCGCGTAACCCTGGGTGCTCGCTACACCTGGGAGGAGAAGAGCATCGATCCCTATGCCTATACGAAATTGCTCGCCACGGGCGGGCTGGTCGGCCTGCCGTTCACGACGTCGGCCGACCGGAAATATCACGCGTTCACGCCGAAATTCGGGATCGACTACCGCGTCACTCCCGATTTCCTCATCTACGGGTCGATCACGAGGGGCTTCAAGAGCGGCGGCTTCAACTATTCGTCGCGGAGCCTCGCCGCGCTCGACTTCGCCCCTGAGACGATCTGGAGCTACGAAGCGGGCATCAAGAGCGACTGGCTCGATCGCCGCCTGCGCGTCAACCTGACCGGCTTCGTCTATGATTACAAGGGATTGCAGGTCCAGGCGCTGCTCAGCCCTGGAAACGCCTTTATCGGCAATGCCGACAGCGCGAAGGTGAAGGGGGTCGAACTGGAGGTCACGGCGAAGCCGGTGCCGAACCTCACCTTGACCTCCAATGCCTCCTATCTCGACGCCCGTTATGGCAGCTTCACCAACGCCGCGGTCGTCGCCGGTGCCGTGAGCTACGTTATCGGCGACCCCCGGTACAATGCTGCGACGACATCGTTCAACGCCACGGGCAACCGGCTCAATGCGGCGCCGCGCTTCTCGACGCTGCAGGCGATCCAGTACGACATCCCGACATCGATCGGCACCATCGCCGCGCGCGGGGAATTCAGCTGGCAAGGCAAGGTCTATTACGACGTGACCAACGTCAACGTACTCAGCCAGCCGGAATATGGCCTGCTCAACCTCGCGCTCGGCTGGAAATCGCAGAGCGGCGCCTGGCGCGGCCAGCTTCTCGTCCGCAACGTCACCGACAAGCAATATCTCAACAGCGCCGCGGCCCCCGGGGCATATCCCACCGGGCACGCGGGCCCGCCGCGAACGGTTTCGGTCACCATATCGCGCTCGTGGTAG
- the hmgA gene encoding homogentisate 1,2-dioxygenase, translated as MSHASSATDFSPHGEAVLSPPDGSLAYMPGFRNGFSTEAVAGALPIGRNSPQRPPLGLYAEQFSGSAFTAPRARNRRTWFYRIRPSVSHGHDFKPMETRLVRTAPCRDESEMPISQLRWRPIAIPDDPCNFLSALRTIVTTGDAWLQTGMAAHVYLANEPMGRRYYRNLDGELLLVPQQGLLSLFTECGWLQVGPGEIAIIPRGMTFKVDPVDGPARGFICENYGAAFELPERGPIGANGLANERDFLSPVAAYEDDDEPARLYVKMLGRMYVSEIAHSPLDVVAWHGNCAPVKYDLRRFCPVGSILYDHPDPSIFTVLTSPSEIPGTANVDFVIFPERWLVMENTFRPPWYHRNVMSEFMGLIYGVYDAKPDGFAPGAMSLHNGMLAHGPDSQAFDAATSRDLQPDRLANTLAFMFETRTPMNPTGYASSLELIDATYPSCWDGLQARFKAPA; from the coding sequence ATGAGCCACGCCAGCAGTGCAACAGACTTTTCCCCGCATGGCGAGGCCGTGCTTTCCCCACCTGATGGCAGCCTTGCCTATATGCCCGGGTTCCGGAACGGCTTCTCGACCGAAGCGGTCGCTGGCGCTCTTCCCATTGGCCGCAATTCGCCCCAGCGCCCGCCGCTCGGGCTCTACGCGGAGCAATTTTCGGGATCGGCCTTTACCGCGCCACGTGCGCGCAACCGGCGGACCTGGTTCTATCGGATCCGGCCTTCGGTAAGCCACGGGCACGATTTCAAGCCGATGGAGACCCGCCTCGTTCGAACGGCGCCGTGCCGCGACGAAAGCGAGATGCCGATATCCCAGCTTCGCTGGCGGCCGATCGCCATTCCCGACGACCCCTGCAACTTCCTCTCGGCGCTTCGCACGATCGTCACCACCGGCGACGCGTGGCTGCAAACCGGCATGGCCGCGCATGTGTATCTCGCCAACGAGCCGATGGGGCGGCGATATTATCGCAACCTCGACGGCGAACTTCTCCTCGTTCCCCAGCAGGGGCTCCTGTCCCTGTTCACTGAATGCGGGTGGCTTCAGGTCGGCCCAGGCGAAATCGCCATCATTCCGCGCGGGATGACGTTCAAGGTGGATCCCGTCGACGGTCCGGCTCGCGGATTCATCTGCGAAAATTACGGCGCTGCGTTCGAATTGCCCGAACGGGGGCCTATCGGCGCGAACGGGCTCGCCAACGAAAGGGACTTCCTGTCACCCGTCGCTGCCTATGAGGACGATGACGAACCGGCCCGGCTGTACGTCAAGATGCTTGGCAGGATGTATGTGAGCGAGATCGCGCATTCACCGCTCGATGTCGTCGCGTGGCACGGCAATTGCGCGCCGGTGAAATATGACCTGCGTCGTTTCTGCCCGGTCGGATCGATCCTCTACGATCATCCGGATCCTTCCATCTTCACCGTGCTCACCTCCCCTTCGGAGATTCCGGGGACGGCCAATGTCGATTTCGTGATCTTCCCGGAACGGTGGCTGGTCATGGAAAACACGTTCCGCCCGCCCTGGTATCATCGCAATGTCATGAGCGAGTTCATGGGCCTGATCTACGGCGTCTATGATGCCAAGCCCGATGGCTTCGCCCCAGGCGCGATGAGCCTGCACAACGGGATGCTGGCGCATGGGCCCGACAGCCAGGCGTTCGATGCCGCGACCAGCCGCGACCTCCAGCCCGACAGGCTCGCGAACACGCTCGCCTTCATGTTCGAAACGCGCACGCCGATGAATCCTACCGGCTATGCCAGCAGCCTGGAGCTGATCGACGCGACCTATCCGTCCTGCTGGGACGGACTTCAAGCCAGGTTCAAGGCACCGGCCTGA
- a CDS encoding cupin domain-containing protein, with the protein MDWEKESREAREEQGLADYEPLRPFVAERTLDRALWYESQLLVMYADGPAVGHSCCIWEGNIPEGMGPPPHVHLYQHEIFFIIEGHLTAWVEGVRYDVPKDAMIFLPAGRAHWFLSAAPVTRMFSLTVTATGFTSTHQQRRLFEYVGEPARALTLPPAVREERQLDPAILAEISESDGSKLFDVREHGWRRAFGAEGEVARSEPEQ; encoded by the coding sequence ATGGATTGGGAGAAGGAATCCCGCGAGGCCCGTGAGGAGCAGGGTCTCGCCGACTATGAGCCGCTTCGCCCGTTCGTCGCGGAGCGAACCCTTGATCGTGCGCTGTGGTACGAAAGCCAGCTTCTCGTCATGTACGCCGACGGGCCGGCCGTGGGGCACAGTTGCTGCATCTGGGAAGGCAATATTCCGGAGGGCATGGGCCCTCCGCCGCATGTCCACCTCTATCAGCACGAAATCTTCTTCATCATCGAGGGGCATCTCACTGCCTGGGTCGAGGGAGTCCGCTACGACGTTCCCAAGGACGCGATGATCTTCCTGCCCGCGGGAAGAGCGCACTGGTTCCTCTCGGCGGCGCCGGTGACGCGGATGTTCTCCCTGACCGTCACGGCGACCGGCTTCACCTCGACGCACCAGCAACGGCGGCTGTTCGAATATGTCGGTGAGCCCGCCAGGGCGCTTACCCTGCCGCCGGCGGTGCGGGAGGAGCGTCAGCTAGACCCCGCGATCCTGGCCGAAATTTCGGAATCGGACGGCTCGAAGCTTTTCGACGTGCGCGAACATGGATGGCGAAGAGCGTTCGGTGCTGAAGGCGAGGTCGCACGAAGCGAGCCAGAACAATGA
- a CDS encoding SDR family NAD(P)-dependent oxidoreductase yields MTLSITPLDGRVAVIAGATGGIGAATARLMAEAGASILVGYHASEARASALVVSLPGGAARHGAIPMDLADSATLQAASDMCRERWGRCDILVNAAGHTNAIAHHDLDALDDETFDKIMVSNVRGPFACIRAFAPLMRATGDAAVVNISSISGFTGSGSNVAYCASKAALDNLALSLGRALGPEIRVVSISPAAVNTAFVPGRTADALQGAAAKTPLKRLMEPEEVAWAALAAVTHLRMATGTRIVVDGGRHL; encoded by the coding sequence ATGACCCTCTCCATCACCCCGCTTGACGGCCGCGTGGCGGTTATTGCCGGCGCCACCGGCGGCATTGGTGCCGCGACCGCGCGCCTGATGGCGGAGGCCGGCGCTTCGATCCTTGTTGGCTATCATGCCAGCGAGGCGCGCGCCTCCGCGCTTGTCGTTTCGCTTCCGGGCGGTGCGGCGCGCCATGGTGCAATTCCCATGGACCTTGCCGATAGCGCGACGCTCCAGGCGGCCTCCGACATGTGCAGGGAGCGCTGGGGACGTTGCGACATCCTGGTGAACGCTGCCGGTCATACCAATGCGATCGCCCATCATGATCTCGACGCGCTTGATGACGAGACGTTCGACAAGATCATGGTGTCGAATGTCCGGGGCCCTTTTGCGTGCATCCGCGCCTTTGCTCCGCTGATGCGCGCGACCGGCGATGCGGCCGTGGTCAATATTTCTTCGATCTCCGGTTTTACCGGATCGGGCAGCAACGTCGCTTATTGCGCCTCCAAGGCGGCGCTCGACAATCTCGCCCTTTCGCTCGGCCGTGCCCTTGGGCCGGAAATCAGGGTCGTTTCCATTTCTCCCGCTGCGGTCAACACAGCCTTCGTTCCTGGGCGCACGGCCGATGCTCTTCAAGGAGCCGCCGCGAAGACCCCTCTCAAGCGCCTCATGGAGCCGGAAGAGGTTGCCTGGGCGGCGCTGGCGGCGGTCACGCATCTGCGGATGGCGACGGGAACGCGGATCGTGGTCGACGGCGGACGACATCTCTAG
- a CDS encoding nuclear transport factor 2 family protein, with amino-acid sequence MAGEAHLHLLRDLEERRCRATIAVDLPELDQLLDDGLVWIHGSGRVEDKAMLLAMIEKERPYSALTISQHSVREIGSACISTGMVEITLALRNAPPTYFNLFTNIWLLADGQPRLVHAQSTRCSPPELC; translated from the coding sequence ATGGCTGGTGAAGCGCACCTTCATCTGCTGCGCGATCTCGAAGAGCGGCGCTGCCGGGCGACGATCGCCGTCGACCTGCCGGAACTCGACCAGCTGCTGGACGACGGCCTCGTCTGGATTCACGGCTCGGGCCGGGTCGAGGACAAGGCAATGCTGCTCGCGATGATCGAGAAGGAGCGACCGTACAGCGCGTTGACCATCAGTCAGCACAGCGTTCGAGAGATCGGCTCTGCCTGCATCTCGACCGGCATGGTGGAGATCACGCTCGCCCTGCGGAATGCTCCGCCGACCTATTTCAACCTGTTCACGAATATCTGGCTGCTCGCCGACGGTCAGCCACGGCTCGTTCACGCCCAGTCGACGCGGTGCTCCCCGCCGGAGCTTTGCTGA
- a CDS encoding alpha/beta hydrolase has product MTRHYPEPFTAGQGVSHLLVIHGWFSDHRLFDDLVAELDPGHFTTARFDIRGYGRSRDIEGRFDLDEVADDAMAIADELGWPRFSIVGHSMGGKVAQKLAIAHPGRVASVAAVTPVPATPLGLDDDTRAFFARAAEEDEVAQAIVAQSVGSSRDATWVAGLVRQTRQTARHEAFARYANSFIDDDLSAGADILSAPLLILFGAEDRGVDHAFLDPLYRALYRDARIEVIPETGHYPMVDDPAALARRLAAFFESLA; this is encoded by the coding sequence ATGACCCGCCACTATCCCGAACCTTTCACCGCCGGACAAGGTGTCAGTCACCTGCTCGTCATCCATGGCTGGTTCTCGGATCATCGCCTGTTCGACGATCTCGTGGCGGAACTCGATCCCGGCCATTTCACGACTGCCCGTTTCGACATCAGGGGCTATGGCAGGTCGCGCGATATCGAAGGGCGCTTCGATCTTGACGAGGTCGCCGATGACGCAATGGCGATTGCCGACGAACTTGGCTGGCCGCGATTTTCGATCGTCGGACACTCGATGGGCGGCAAGGTAGCGCAGAAGCTCGCCATCGCCCATCCCGGGCGCGTTGCGTCCGTTGCCGCGGTGACGCCGGTCCCGGCGACGCCACTCGGCCTGGACGACGATACCAGGGCCTTCTTTGCTCGGGCCGCCGAGGAAGACGAGGTCGCGCAGGCCATCGTCGCGCAATCCGTCGGATCGTCGCGCGATGCAACCTGGGTCGCCGGGCTCGTCAGGCAGACGAGGCAAACCGCGCGGCACGAGGCGTTCGCTCGCTACGCCAACTCCTTCATCGACGATGACCTGTCGGCGGGGGCGGATATCTTGTCGGCGCCATTGCTCATCCTGTTCGGGGCCGAGGATCGCGGGGTGGATCACGCATTTCTCGACCCCCTTTATCGCGCCCTTTATCGTGATGCGCGGATCGAGGTCATCCCGGAAACCGGGCACTATCCGATGGTCGATGACCCTGCGGCGCTGGCCCGTCGACTGGCAGCCTTTTTCGAAAGCCTGGCATGA
- a CDS encoding malonic semialdehyde reductase has protein sequence MNRNLPDDALDILFREARSYNAYYAEPVAEADIKAIWELAKMGPTSANQLPARLVWVTSSEGRERLAKVVSDKNRPKVLGAPVSVIIGMDVDFHLHLPDLFPHLDAKSWFEHDAELRFSSAFRNSSLQGAYLIIAARALGFDTGPISGFDHEGVEAAFFSDTPNVRVNFIMTLGHGDPSSVFGRLPRPEFERFNRIA, from the coding sequence ATGAACCGCAACCTTCCAGACGACGCTCTCGACATCCTCTTCCGGGAAGCGCGCAGCTACAATGCTTATTATGCGGAGCCAGTTGCCGAGGCTGATATCAAGGCCATCTGGGAACTCGCGAAGATGGGGCCGACGTCCGCCAACCAGTTGCCGGCGCGTCTTGTCTGGGTGACCTCGTCGGAAGGCCGCGAGCGTCTGGCAAAGGTCGTCAGCGACAAGAATCGTCCGAAGGTTCTCGGCGCCCCCGTCAGCGTCATCATCGGCATGGACGTGGATTTCCACCTCCATCTTCCTGACCTTTTCCCGCACCTCGATGCGAAGAGCTGGTTCGAGCATGATGCCGAACTGCGCTTCAGTTCCGCCTTCAGGAATTCATCCCTGCAGGGCGCCTATCTGATCATTGCGGCGCGCGCTCTTGGCTTCGATACCGGACCCATATCCGGCTTCGATCACGAGGGTGTCGAGGCGGCATTCTTCTCCGATACTCCGAACGTGCGGGTCAATTTCATCATGACGCTCGGACATGGCGATCCGTCATCGGTGTTCGGGCGGCTGCCTCGTCCCGAGTTCGAGCGGTTCAACCGCATCGCGTGA
- a CDS encoding helix-turn-helix transcriptional regulator: protein MAERFISWSQLFYLFVKSRCIPVAARRSRNGASRPGAALSGPLHRIRLNESSADGPGPFRRWREGPEAVMIHELPPASQGAQIFQRSVADLIETVGIDQFEDDLFRLVHDAIGCIHMNAISFGRDDARILVLAGNEGASQVAREVGTRYIRHYWQLDPVHSRLRQLAPGFHMIEIRSNDIDNADYRDDCYTAVRIAERISLCETRDDRIMRANFYHPHGFMPEQKAAIAEAAGLLMPLLWRHAKGCDRILRTYEDFDLRLAEVAPALTERERQVCALIALGVGSEGIGLRLGISINTVLTYRKRAYTRLGITSQNELLRLAGGPVRMQVAAVIN from the coding sequence GTGGCCGAGCGGTTCATATCCTGGTCCCAACTTTTCTATCTGTTCGTGAAATCCCGATGCATTCCGGTTGCCGCTCGCCGGTCCCGGAACGGCGCATCTCGTCCTGGCGCGGCATTGTCAGGCCCTCTTCATCGCATTAGGCTCAATGAAAGCAGCGCTGACGGGCCCGGCCCGTTCCGACGCTGGAGGGAGGGTCCTGAAGCGGTGATGATCCACGAATTGCCCCCGGCTTCGCAGGGCGCACAAATTTTTCAGCGGAGTGTCGCAGATCTCATCGAGACGGTGGGCATCGACCAGTTCGAGGACGATCTGTTCCGCCTCGTGCACGACGCGATCGGCTGCATCCACATGAATGCGATTTCCTTCGGTCGCGACGATGCGCGCATATTGGTCCTCGCCGGAAATGAAGGTGCCTCCCAGGTGGCCCGGGAAGTCGGCACCCGCTACATCAGGCATTACTGGCAGCTCGACCCGGTTCACTCTCGGTTGCGGCAGCTCGCTCCGGGCTTCCACATGATCGAGATCCGGTCGAACGACATCGACAATGCCGACTATCGGGACGACTGCTACACGGCGGTCCGGATCGCCGAGCGCATCTCGCTTTGCGAGACGCGCGACGACCGGATCATGCGCGCGAACTTCTACCATCCGCATGGCTTCATGCCTGAACAAAAGGCTGCGATCGCGGAGGCCGCAGGCTTGTTGATGCCGCTGCTTTGGCGGCACGCCAAAGGTTGCGACCGAATCCTGCGAACCTATGAGGATTTCGACCTCAGGCTCGCCGAAGTAGCGCCGGCGCTCACAGAACGCGAGCGGCAGGTATGCGCCCTCATCGCCCTTGGCGTCGGCTCGGAAGGCATCGGGCTCAGGCTCGGCATCAGCATCAATACCGTGCTGACCTATCGCAAGCGCGCTTATACCCGGCTTGGCATCACCTCCCAGAACGAACTCCTCCGCCTGGCCGGTGGCCCGGTGCGGATGCAGGTCGCGGCGGTCATCAACTGA
- a CDS encoding fumarylacetoacetate hydrolase family protein, with protein sequence MKLATFFHDNRTKLGIVEDATIYDASADRACPQDMHSVLEGGAQAVSQLRGAKAGLPRLALSEVILRAPVSRPRKFLGIGLNYHGHRNELAERGAQLPPIGTQIWFNKQVTCLAGPNDPIHMPRVSSALDYEGELACVIGRRCRHIPVADAGQAIFGFMVANDVSVRDWQAASPTGTLGKSFDTHGPCGPWLTTADEIVDPHALTLRTHVDGELRQQGNTGDMIASLVEMIAHLSTVFTLEPGDILCTGTPAGVGQGFDPPRYLRLGQKVRIEIDGLGAIENEVVPEPPGEGFSS encoded by the coding sequence ATGAAACTGGCGACTTTCTTCCACGACAACCGGACGAAGCTCGGCATCGTCGAAGATGCGACCATCTATGACGCGAGTGCCGACCGTGCTTGCCCGCAGGACATGCACTCGGTCCTCGAAGGTGGTGCCCAGGCGGTGTCGCAGCTCCGGGGCGCGAAGGCGGGGCTTCCTCGTCTTGCTCTGTCCGAGGTGATCCTGCGCGCACCCGTTTCCAGGCCGCGCAAGTTCCTGGGCATCGGCCTCAACTACCATGGTCATCGCAACGAGCTTGCGGAGCGCGGCGCGCAGCTACCGCCGATCGGTACCCAGATCTGGTTCAACAAGCAGGTGACCTGCCTCGCGGGGCCGAATGATCCGATCCATATGCCGCGCGTGTCCTCCGCTCTCGATTACGAGGGAGAACTGGCCTGTGTCATCGGGCGGCGGTGCCGGCATATCCCGGTGGCCGACGCTGGTCAGGCGATTTTCGGCTTCATGGTGGCGAACGATGTCAGCGTGCGCGACTGGCAGGCGGCGTCGCCGACAGGGACGCTCGGCAAGTCTTTCGACACGCATGGGCCATGCGGACCATGGCTCACCACGGCCGACGAGATCGTGGATCCGCATGCCCTGACCTTGCGGACTCATGTCGACGGCGAATTGCGGCAGCAGGGCAATACCGGCGACATGATCGCCTCCCTGGTTGAGATGATCGCGCATCTGAGCACGGTATTCACGCTTGAGCCCGGCGATATCCTTTGTACCGGCACGCCCGCCGGCGTCGGTCAGGGATTTGATCCGCCGAGATATCTGCGGCTCGGGCAGAAGGTTCGCATCGAAATCGACGGGCTGGGCGCGATCGAGAATGAGGTCGTTCCCGAACCTCCAGGCGAAGGATTTTCCTCATGA